TgttgcaaaaaatttaaaaaacaaaaaaaaaaaaaaaaaaaacttatgttGGAAAGGGTTTCATTCATTTTAGGTCTACGTCACCGgactaaaggaaaagaaattgtcGGTGATGTTATTATGTCCACAAAGATCGATAGGTCTACGTCACCGgactaaaggaaaagaaattgtcGGTGATGTTATTATGTCCACAAAGATCGATAAAATCGAGGCGAAATTTCAAGGCAATTCCGGTGGATTTTTTAATTCGTATGTCATCAACGCCGTCGTCTCGCTCTCACTAGATAGTGTCAACGCCTACTGGTCGCCTCACTATCAATTAATGACAATGAATTATTCATGGAACAGACGACAAAGCAACATTAGTTGCTCattactaaattgaatattgTCCACCGCGTATTTGGCCAAGTTTTTATGGTCAAATCAAAGAAAGGGTTTGACGAATTGTCTCAGCCATCGCCTTTATCAATTGCTTATTTGCTGGCGCCGGATTAATTAATTCGTGATATAGGGTAAGATCACATGGCCTAAAGGCATATACCTCTATTCAAACTCCTATAAGAGgccaagatctcttccttcTAGCTCCACCAATCAAGAAACAAACATCAGTATCCACtgatctttcttcttctattcACAATGGCCACTTCCTCCAGCTTCATTTTATGTTCTCTGCTGCTGTGCTGGGTCTCTTCCCAAACCCTAGCCACCACAAGTTTTCAGCCTAAAGCACTTGTTATTCCTGTGACCAAGGACTCCTCAACGCTCCAATACACCACCCAAATCAAGCAAAGAACACCGCTTGTGCCCGTTAAGCTGACCATCGATGTGGGTGGGAATTTCCAATGGGTGAATTGTGATGGTGGGTATGTGTCCTCTTCCTATAGGCCTGTCCCTTGTGACTCTCCAATATGCAAGGCTTCAGGGTCAGCTGCTTGTGAGACAGAATGTCTCGCTCCTCCTGGACCTGGGTGCTACAACAACACCTGCAGCCACATCCCTGACAACCCGTTTAGCAGCATAGGCATTGGGGGTGGCGAGATGGCCTCTGACACCACCGTCATCCAGTCCACCGACGGGAGGACGGTGGGGAAGGCGGTCGTGGTGCCGAGGGTAGTCTTCACGTGCAGTACTACTTCACTGCTCGGGGGCCTGTCCGCTGGAGCTCTGGTGAGTTTTTATGATTATACGGTCTATACACGACAGGGGAACACAACATGACAAATCGCATATGTATTTTATATGAAATACTGGTTGGATAAACAAAGAGGTTTCTTACCACGTTCACAGACGAGTTGTTTACCTCTATTTAAGTAATTATAAAGGTATCTGTGCTTTAAAAGTAGATATATCAGTCAAATTGCAACACATCAAAGAACAGAGGAACTATCTTTGATGTAATTTTTATCACGAAACATCAGTGTACAATGTTGAACATTTTGGCAAAAGTTTCTTGATCTTTGTTCTAGCCTACCACCAGTACCTATGGAAGAACACGCAAATATGACAGGCCAAAACTGATTGATACTTTCTGCATTCCAGGGAATGGCCGGGCTTGGACGATCTGAAGTGTCCCTCCCTGTCCAATTTGCTTCTGCTttcaaatttcccaaaaaattttCCATGTGCTTGAGCTCTTCTTCAAGCTCCAATGGTGTCATATTCTTTGGTGATGGGCCTTATGTGTTCCTCCCTAACGTCGATGTCTCTAAGTCACTCATGTACACCCCATTAATCCTCAACCCAGTAAGCACTGCAGGATCTTATTTCGAGGGTAATCCGTCAACTGACTACTTCATAAACCTCACCTCCATCAAGATCAATGGAAATGCAGTCCCGCTGAATGCGGCCTTACTGAAGATCACTGACGGCAACGGAGGGACAAAGATCAGCACTGTTAATCCATACACAGTGATGGAAACGTCAATCTTCAAGGCCTTTGTGAAGGTGTTCAGACACGAAGCTAAGAACTTGACTAAGGTCTCGTCCGTTAAGCCATTCAAGTACTGCTTTAGCTCCAAGAACACTCCAAGCACAAGAGTGGGACCAGCTGTACCGCTTATTGATCTGGTGATGCACAACAGCAGTGTTTATTGGAGGATCTTCGGAGCGAACTCGATGGTGCAAGTGAAGGAAGATGTCATATGCTTAGGTTTCGTTGACGGCGGTTCAAACCCGAGAACGTCCATTGTGATTGGTGGGTATCAATTGGAGGATAATCTTGTTCAGATTGACATGGAGAACGCAAGGCTTGGATTTAGCTCCTCTCTCCTATTCAAGCAAACTACCTGTTCCAACTTCAACTTCACTTCCAGCGTGTGATTGGGGATCTGTTTGTTTCACGTGCTTTCTATGCAAATTGCGTGATGGATTTTGAAGAGACCAATAATATAAACGAATGTTGTATTCCTAATTCTTGAGAATTTTAATAAGCTTCAAATTGTTGGTTGTCGCGCCAATAATAAAATTGCCTCAGACATAGTTATCCCATCGTGCTTCCTTTGTAAAACTCTTTGCTCAGGAAAAATGGTTTGTTCTCTCGCAGATCAAACATCATTTTGACTAGGTAGGTTTCTAGCCTTACTTGCCTCTAACCAAGACTAATCTCAACTAATGAGGTATCGTCACCACCAATTAATGGGGGACGAAATCATTAACTCATGTAACCATCCATTATGGGTGTCCTCTACATAAGTGATGATAAATGTGCCATTGTACACCTTATGATAATGGTCAACTCATAATAAGCTACTCAAGCCATATCATATACTATGCAAGTAATATAATCTTGTATATGAACTCTAGGACTTCATGTCCCCTCAACCTTGTAGAGGACCATCTTAGATGGTAGAGAATCTGTCCCTTCCCAAAGTCTTAAACAAATACTTACAAAAGGGAGTTAGCTCTCTAATGAATAGGCCATGGCATATATGTTCGTTACATGACATTATTCACACACCATCCATTAGTACATAATAAATGCCATGTATATTTTGATAATGCCAATTAATAAATACTTACGCTTCAACTTATAAACCTTCATCATCTTTTCATAATGCCATCATCATTTAATAGAGAAATTTTGCATATCATAGATCATTGGgataaattttctaataaatCCAGATTTCCAGAATACATAATTCCCCAAATATATTTTCccattttataaatttttatagctATATTCCAATTTTCACCTAATCAAGCCgtattaattaaatcaaattcgAAAGGTCATTCTTATGTTATTTAAGACatattgatatttaatttacttttttggTGATATAAAATAAGACCATTTGCTAGTTATCATGGACAAGTGACAAACTGAGTcaataaaaatagttttgtcaaaaaaatctatAACTTGAAAAATCAATAACTTGAAAAATATTGACAACCCAAAAAATTggcaattttctaaaaaatatcgACACCATGAAAAATTGACAACTCTAAAAAAACAACTTCAAAAATCGACAACTTGAATAGCCCTAAATATGTCAAAAATGTGAAATTGCCAAAAGATTGTTAGGCGCAAATGGAtttacaaaacaaaagaaggatgGTCCAAGTATTGGGGCAGCAAGGTGTAGGGCAAGACTTGTTGCGAAACAATATACACAATGGGAGGTCATTGGCTATAGTGAGATGTTTTCTCACATGGTAAGGCAATTTTTATTATGTCGTCCTTGCTTTAGTTATTGCTCAAGATCTCAAGCTagagcaactagatgtgaaaacaACGTTTTTTCATTGTGAGTTAGCGGAGCGAGTTTACACGAGGCAACTTGAGGGATTCGCTATTCCAAGTAAGCAAGACCATGTTTGCTTAtaaaagaaatctttgtatgggctaAAATTTTCTCCAAAGCGGTGGTACCAACAATTTGATGCTTTCATAGTTGGTCATGTCTATCAGAAAAGTTAGTTGGATAGATGAGTTTACTATAAGAGATTGAAAGATGGGTCTTTCAATTATTGTTATAACATATGGATAATATGTTGATAGCAGCTAAGGTTATGTCTACTATTGATGTGTTGAAGCATCAATTGAGTCTTGAGTGTGAAACAAAAGATTTAGGTCTTACAAAGAAGATATTAGGTATGAAGATTTTGCTTGTTAGGACTAGGAGTTTTGCagctatctcaaaagaaatattttgagAAGATTTCACATTGAGAAATAGCAAATAATTGGGCAGACTTATCAACAATGCATGTCCCCCTTGACCTAGTTCCGATACTTTTTGGACTTGGTCAACGTTTGCAGCGGGCAAGGAGCGCAAAGGGGCTCAGGAGATGGCGATCGATGGGGATGAAGTTGGACTTCTCCCCAAGGTGGAAATTATTGATTATGGTCAAAGTTAATCCCAATTAATTTGAATCTGGCCAACAATTGAATTGCAAGGGAACCTGGCCCATATTAGGAAAGTCCGAATTAAACTCTTGCCAACAACATCTAGGTCATGCAGAAAAGGGAAATTAATTTGCCACGagacttcttttcctttttgaaattgaagtcaATGAGGGGTCATAGTTTGGGGCACATAAGTAATTTGTTGCTAAGTTTGGTCTATTGTGCATATTGAGTATACTTAATATGTATGAAAACTTACTAGAGATAAACGAATTAGTTTTACTTTGAAACAGAGAGTATGGTGAGCTATCATCCATGAGATTATAAGAAAACTTCCCTTTTATGATTGACTCTTGTAGTTTCAAGTTTAAGTTATGATTGAGAACGCTTATGAGTAAGTGTGATTAAGCGATTGTCCTTTAACTTTGCCGATTAGATTTGAACCATCTCCTCTATCTCTACCACCAAACACCAACGTAACTGTGTTTTgtggaacttttatttatttattttaattcttactcaaattgtttcatttgttcaCGCTTCCACATTACTCATAAAGCTATATCTATAAGGTTCATCACTCATTCGGTTAGATAATAATAGATAAGTAAATCACCATTTCCAAACGGGAGGGATTTGTATACTCTATAATCCtatgaaacaattttgaaaacaTGTTGAGTTTTATATTTTACATCATGGAATGTTTTATGTCACGTCGACCCATATGTACAGTCGCATAAAATTCACGAAAGCACGAGGTTAGAGGCGCTCGAGCAGCTCAGCACGTGAAGACTGGACTTGGCACTCTGCATCATCGCCACTGGTGCTAATAATGAATGCCCTTTATCTATTTTTCTGTGAAGTTTTTGTTTGGGCAAAGGTATGCCCTCCTTTATGCCATGTGCTTATATTCCATTTCGTGAATTAATTATTCAAGTACCGACAGATGAGTAGATAAAATAAAGGCAATCATGGCTGAGACATCCACCGAACCTCTCTCTGTTTTATATTAGAGAAACGGAGTCCAATTTCCTCGACTCGACTCTCCCATGTTCGTCA
The nucleotide sequence above comes from Eucalyptus grandis isolate ANBG69807.140 chromosome 2, ASM1654582v1, whole genome shotgun sequence. Encoded proteins:
- the LOC104424780 gene encoding probable aspartic proteinase GIP2: MATSSSFILCSLLLCWVSSQTLATTSFQPKALVIPVTKDSSTLQYTTQIKQRTPLVPVKLTIDVGGNFQWVNCDGGYVSSSYRPVPCDSPICKASGSAACETECLAPPGPGCYNNTCSHIPDNPFSSIGIGGGEMASDTTVIQSTDGRTVGKAVVVPRVVFTCSTTSLLGGLSAGALGMAGLGRSEVSLPVQFASAFKFPKKFSMCLSSSSSSNGVIFFGDGPYVFLPNVDVSKSLMYTPLILNPVSTAGSYFEGNPSTDYFINLTSIKINGNAVPLNAALLKITDGNGGTKISTVNPYTVMETSIFKAFVKVFRHEAKNLTKVSSVKPFKYCFSSKNTPSTRVGPAVPLIDLVMHNSSVYWRIFGANSMVQVKEDVICLGFVDGGSNPRTSIVIGGYQLEDNLVQIDMENARLGFSSSLLFKQTTCSNFNFTSSV